From Proteiniborus sp. MB09-C3, the proteins below share one genomic window:
- a CDS encoding methyl-accepting chemotaxis protein → MNIAIVGAGHGGTNLIKSLTAIDGINITIVVDLDLAAPGIALAKELKIKYSSSIDDIASVPVDMIIEATGTKKVAHILIEKFDNRYKIIDSHAALLVSTLVEGNMSTLEKMNKQIEAINQTSVSIQENLQSIYGSIDEIHTVSDNLFVSTNASNKYIEESDKVIKYVNKIANQTKILGLNANIEAARAGEHGKGFSVVAKEVQVLASNSEKFASEISQLLGKISEEIHKINFEIDKLKDLSVAQIDSSRLVSAAMDRLDEVASNK, encoded by the coding sequence ATGAATATTGCAATAGTAGGAGCAGGTCATGGAGGAACGAATCTCATTAAGTCTTTGACTGCAATAGATGGTATAAATATTACCATAGTTGTAGACTTAGATCTAGCAGCTCCTGGAATAGCTTTAGCAAAAGAACTAAAAATTAAATATTCTTCATCTATTGATGATATAGCAAGTGTGCCTGTAGATATGATAATAGAAGCAACTGGAACTAAAAAGGTTGCTCATATTTTAATAGAAAAATTCGATAATAGATACAAGATAATTGATTCTCATGCTGCTTTATTAGTATCTACCTTAGTTGAAGGAAATATGAGTACCTTAGAAAAAATGAATAAGCAAATTGAAGCCATTAACCAAACTTCTGTCTCTATACAAGAAAATTTACAATCCATCTATGGCTCTATAGATGAAATTCATACTGTAAGCGATAATCTTTTTGTTTCTACTAATGCTTCAAATAAATATATTGAAGAAAGTGATAAAGTAATTAAATATGTAAACAAGATAGCTAATCAAACTAAAATATTAGGCTTAAATGCAAATATAGAAGCTGCAAGGGCTGGAGAACATGGAAAAGGTTTTTCAGTAGTAGCTAAAGAGGTGCAGGTATTGGCAAGTAATAGCGAAAAGTTTGCTTCAGAAATTAGCCAGCTTCTTGGTAAAATATCTGAGGAAATTCATAAAATCAATTTTGAAATCGATAAGCTTAAAGATTTATCTGTAGCACAAATAGATTCATCTAGATTAGTCAGTGCTGCTATGGATAGACTAGACGAGGTAGCATCTAATAAATAA
- a CDS encoding helix-turn-helix transcriptional regulator, with translation MNELDILSPGQRLKEIRKKMKLRQGEIAGEKFSKNYISMFENNKRSINAINATYLSSRINEYAKIKGYDININASYFLKSDVDLARDKCEKWLEETEVNLKTSENECILNLSKTIHISSKYGLNGYRAKALYLKGIISLHNERYQCAMTQLLGALVYYAKENDFVYVSDIYEKIGIILYNKRELRQALVYFNLSYEITRNIKVLDRSKLEELNYYIALCYYEMEQYVMAQKMLGLIETNSNKISELANRINSVLAV, from the coding sequence GTGAATGAGCTAGATATTTTAAGCCCTGGACAACGCTTAAAGGAAATCAGAAAGAAGATGAAGCTGAGGCAGGGTGAAATTGCAGGCGAGAAGTTTTCTAAGAACTACATCTCTATGTTTGAAAATAATAAAAGATCTATTAATGCTATTAATGCTACTTATTTATCAAGTAGAATTAATGAGTATGCTAAAATAAAGGGGTATGATATAAACATAAATGCTTCTTATTTCTTGAAAAGCGATGTAGACTTAGCTAGGGATAAATGTGAGAAATGGTTGGAGGAGACGGAAGTTAACTTAAAAACCAGTGAGAATGAATGTATATTAAATCTTTCTAAGACAATTCATATATCTTCAAAATATGGATTGAATGGTTATAGAGCAAAGGCACTTTATTTAAAGGGCATAATATCTCTGCATAATGAAAGATATCAGTGCGCTATGACACAGCTATTAGGTGCTTTGGTTTACTATGCAAAGGAAAACGATTTCGTATATGTAAGTGATATTTATGAAAAAATTGGAATTATACTATATAATAAAAGAGAGCTACGTCAGGCTCTTGTATATTTTAATTTATCCTATGAAATTACTAGAAACATAAAAGTACTTGATAGGTCAAAGCTTGAGGAACTAAATTATTACATAGCATTATGCTATTATGAGATGGAACAGTATGTTATGGCACAAAAAATGTTGGGGCTAATTGAGACCAATAGCAATAAAATTTCAGAATTAGCCAATAGAATAAATAGTGTACTTGCTGTTTAG
- a CDS encoding alpha/beta hydrolase has translation MHKEAYVKSYDGLELYSVKDVPEKAKGIVVVVHGFAEHLGRYEYLTKRLNDQGYGVYRFDNRGHGKTKGERGHIKKFEDFLYDADTIVEMAKEENNSLPIYMLGHSMGGFITASYGVKYRDKLKGQIFSGAATATSSQVKGIKGHMFKALNKIAPKIRIKNPISKTLCKNQDVVEDYLKDELNLKEATLNFYVEFLVKGVKWLNSHIDQYDYPCLILHGGDDKIVPKEASENFYSRIQSKDKKIILYEGLYHEIMNEKTRDQVMDDICIWLDANDKKAN, from the coding sequence ATGCATAAAGAGGCTTATGTTAAATCCTATGATGGACTAGAGCTATACTCAGTAAAGGATGTACCAGAGAAAGCAAAAGGAATTGTTGTAGTAGTCCACGGATTTGCAGAACATTTGGGAAGATATGAATATCTGACAAAAAGGTTAAATGACCAAGGTTACGGAGTTTATAGATTTGATAATAGGGGACATGGAAAAACTAAGGGTGAAAGGGGTCATATCAAGAAATTTGAAGATTTCTTGTATGATGCTGATACTATTGTAGAGATGGCAAAAGAAGAGAATAACTCTCTTCCTATTTACATGCTTGGGCATAGTATGGGGGGATTTATCACTGCATCCTATGGTGTAAAATATAGAGACAAGCTTAAGGGGCAGATTTTTTCGGGAGCCGCCACAGCCACATCATCTCAAGTCAAGGGAATAAAGGGACATATGTTTAAGGCATTAAATAAAATTGCACCTAAAATTAGAATTAAAAATCCTATCTCAAAAACACTATGTAAAAATCAAGATGTTGTGGAAGATTATTTGAAAGATGAGTTGAATTTAAAGGAGGCCACTCTTAACTTTTATGTCGAGTTCTTAGTAAAAGGCGTAAAATGGCTAAATAGTCATATTGACCAATATGATTATCCTTGCTTAATCTTACATGGTGGAGATGACAAAATAGTTCCGAAGGAAGCTTCCGAAAATTTTTATAGTAGAATACAGTCAAAGGATAAGAAAATAATATTATATGAAGGCCTCTATCATGAAATAATGAATGAAAAAACAAGGGATCAGGTAATGGACGATATATGCATTTGGCTAGATGCTAATGATAAAAAAGCTAATTAA